The sequence TCGGCGATGCAGGCCGGGCACCTCCAGAACGCGGCGCCTGGCATCGACGAGACGGCCGTACGGAAACCTCTCGGAGTGTTCGCGGCGATCACGCCGTTCAACTTCCCGGGCATGATCCCGCTGTGGTTTCTCCCGTACGCGGTCGCGACCGGGAACACCTTCGTCCTCAAGCCGAGCGAACGCACCCCGCTCACGGCGGGCCGGTTGTTCGACCTCCTGGACCAGTCCGGGTTCCCCGATGGCGTGGTCAATCTCGTCAACGGCGGACCCGACACGGTGAACGCCATCCTCGCCCACGACGGCGTCGAGGGCGTCTCCTTCGTCGGATCGACGCCCGTCGCGAAGCACGTCTACGAGACGGCGGCGACACACGGCAAGCGCGTCCAGGCGCAGGGTGGCGCGAAGAACCACGTGGTCGTCGCCGAATCGGCCGACCTCGAGTTCGCCGCCGAGCAAACCGTGGGTTCGGCCTTCGCCAACTCCGGGCAGCGCTGTCTCGCGAACCCGACGGCGGTCGTGGCCGACGCCGTCTACGACGAGTTCGTCGACCTGGTCCTCGAGGAGACCGAATCCCTCGAGGTCGGTCCCGGACTCGAGGATGGAACCGAGATGGGACCGCTGATCACGACCGAGCATCGGGCGACCGTCGAGGACTACATCGAGACCGGCATCGACGAGGGTGCCGACCTCCTCCTCGATGGCCGCGAGTGGACGTTCCCCGACCAGCCAGGGGACGGTCACTACCTCGGTCCCAGCGTCTTCGCGGACGTCACTCCCGAGATGACCATCGCGCGCGAGGAGATATTCGGGCCCGTCCTCTCGTTGATCCGGGTGGACGACCTCGACGAGGCGTACGACGTCGTGAATCGAAGCGAGTTCGGGAACGCGGCGAGTCTCTTCACCGATCGGGGGGCGGACGCGAAGCGGTTCCGCCACGAGGTCGAGGCTGGCAACCTCGGCGTGAACATCGGGACGGCCGCGCCGATGGCCTTCTTCCACTTCGGTGGCTGGAACGACTCCTTTTTCGGCGACCTCCACGCCCAGGACGAGGACGTCATCCGCTTTTACACCGACGAGGCGGTCTACATCGAACGCTGGCCGGACGCCTGAATCCGGTCGGTGGACCTCGGGCTATCGGGGTGGGTTTGGAACACGGGGGAGCGTCGGCGCCGTGGGCGGAGAGCAGCGATGTGCGAGGGAGTGGTCCAGGAGAGCAACTGTGGCGAGCAGGTGGCGCGGGACTTCGGTGAGGTGGCCGTTCTGGTCGGGGATGGTCGTCGCGAGACGGTGCGCCACACTCCAGCCGTGTTCGTCCCGCGCTGGTGACTACGTGATACCGCTGGGTGGCCGGGGCTCGGTATTTCAACCCTGGCCCACACAGGAGCTATCGAGTGGATAGTTCGAGCCTGCCCTGGACGGCGTGTCGAGGTGGACATTCGTCCGCGCACCAGCGCACTGACGGGATGATTTCTTGAAATCGTGGAGAAATTCGAATGTGGCCGGTCGCGTGTCACCATGTGACATATAATTCCTAGTATCTCCTAGTAGCCGACGCCGTCTGCCGGTTTTGGCCATCTGGTTCGTCACAGGAATTCCCAGCGGACTGGCAAGGACGCTGTACGGTGGACACGTTTATATAGGAGGGCCCGTTTGAGTCTGGTACGATGTCGCAAGACGACATGCCCGGGGCAACCACGGGCGATCGAGTTCTTCCAGGGCACATTAGCCCAGCGTAGCGAGTTCGAAACGGTCCGGATCTTCGATACGACACTACGTGACGGCGAACAGACGCCGCGGACGTCATTCGATTACGACGACAAGCGCGAGATAGCGGCAGTGCTGGACGAGATGGGGACCCACGTCATCGAGGCGGGGTTCCCGGCCAACGGCGACGCCGAATTCGAGGCCATCCAGGACATCGCCGCGGCGACCGAGAACACGGTCGCGGGACTGGCACGCGTGGTCGAGTCCGACGTCGAGGCGGCACTCGACGCGGGCGTCGACATGGTGCACGTGTTCGCGAGTACCAGCGACGTCCAGATAGAGGACTCCATGCACGCTACCCGCGAACAGGTGATGGACCGCTCCATCGCGGCGGTCGAACAGGTAGTCGACGCCGGCGTGGAGGTGATGTTCTCGCCGATGGACGCCACGCGGACCGACCGTGAGTACCTCGCGGCGGTCGTCGAGGCGGTCGACGAGGCGGGAACCGACTGGATCAACATCCCGGACACGACGGGCGTCGCCAGCCCGTCGCGGTTCGCCGACCTGGTGGCCTTCGTCGACGAGCACGCCGACGCTCGCATCGACGTCCACACCCACGACGACTTCGGCATGGCGACGGCCAACGCGGTCGCAGGCGTCGAAGCCGGTGCGGACCAGGTCCAGGTCTCGGTGAACGGCATCGGCGAACGGGCAGGCAACGCGGCCTACGAGGAGGTCGTGATGGCCGCCGAGAGCGTCTACGGTGCCGACACCGGCATCGATACGACTCGTATCATGGAGCTCTCCGGAATCGTCTCGGCGAAAAGCGACGTGCCGGTCCCGGTCAACAAGCCGGTCGTCGGCGACAACGCCTTCGCCCACGAGAGCGGTATCCACGCCGCCGGGATCATCGAGAACGCCGACACCTTCGAGCCGGGCGTCATGACTCCCGAGATGGTGGGAGCGGAACGGAGCGTGGTCCTGGGCAAACACACCGGGACTCACGCCGTCCGCCAGCACCTGGAGGAGGCCGGCTACGATCCGACCGACGCGGAGGTACGGGAGGTAACCCGCGAGGTCAAAGACTACGCCGCCGAGAAGCAACACGTCACCGCTCGGGACCTCCACCGATTCGCCGCCGACGTCGGCGTCGAGAAGGAAACGGAGACCCAAGAGGTCCGCGCCTGATGGCGGCCACCGGGAGGAGGTGTCTGACCGCAACGGTTAAGCGTCAGCGCGAGTCACACCAGACATACGATGCAGACGACCACCGTCCCCACGGGTTCGCGGCTCCCGAGCGGTGCGGCCGTCGGCATTCGCGCGATTATTGTAGGGGTCTAACGCCCCTCATTATCACACCTTCTCCACACGGATCGTATCGACTCCCAGCCGATCGGCACGCACACAGTATGCCACGAACACCAACTCCGACAGCACACCGGTATCGATGACAGAACAACACGCACGACCACGAACGAAAGAATCGGACGAGAAGACGGCGGCCGAGACCATCGAGGTCCAGAACGGCGCGGACTCAGTCATCGCCACACTGGAGACCGCCGGTGTCAAAACCACGTTCGGCATCCAGGGCGGCGCCATCATGCCGGTCTTCGACGCCCTGTATCACTCGAACATCCGCCACATCTCGATGTCCCACGAGCAGGGTGCCGCACACGCCGCCGACGCGTACGGCATCGTCTCGGGGACGCCGGGCGTCGCGATAGCGACCTCCGGCCCGGGTGCGACCAACCTGGTCACGGGGCTCGCGGACGCGAATATGGACTCCGACCCGGTCATCGCGCTCACCGGGCAGGTGGCCAGCGACATGGTCGGAAACGACGCCTTCCAGGAGACCGACACCATCGGCATCACCGCCCCCGTGACGAAGGGCAACTACTTCGCAGGCGACGTCGAGACCGTCGGGAGCGACGTCGGCGAGGCCTTCGCCCTCGCCGCGGAGGGGCGACAGGGACCGACCCTGGTCGATCTACCGAAGGACGTGACCCAGTCACCGACCGACCTGGAGCCGGTCGAACCGCGCGCGCCCGACACCCACGAGGTGCCGACCGGTGACGCCGACCCGAAGACCGTCGAGGCGGCTGCCGAGGCACTGGCGGCTGCCGAGAAACCGGTCATCCTCTCGGGCGGAGGGGTCATCAAGGGCGACGCCTCCGAGGAGATCAGAACCTTCGCCACCGAGTACGGCATCCCGGTCGTGACGACGATGCCCGGACTCGGGAGTTTCCCGGAAGATCACGAACTCGCCCTGGAGATGGGCGGGATGCACGGCACCGGCTACGCCAACCTGGCGTTGACTCACGCCGACGTGCTCCTTGGCGTCGGGACCCGGTTCGACGACAGACTGACC is a genomic window of Halanaeroarchaeum sp. HSR-CO containing:
- a CDS encoding LeuA family protein is translated as MSLVRCRKTTCPGQPRAIEFFQGTLAQRSEFETVRIFDTTLRDGEQTPRTSFDYDDKREIAAVLDEMGTHVIEAGFPANGDAEFEAIQDIAAATENTVAGLARVVESDVEAALDAGVDMVHVFASTSDVQIEDSMHATREQVMDRSIAAVEQVVDAGVEVMFSPMDATRTDREYLAAVVEAVDEAGTDWINIPDTTGVASPSRFADLVAFVDEHADARIDVHTHDDFGMATANAVAGVEAGADQVQVSVNGIGERAGNAAYEEVVMAAESVYGADTGIDTTRIMELSGIVSAKSDVPVPVNKPVVGDNAFAHESGIHAAGIIENADTFEPGVMTPEMVGAERSVVLGKHTGTHAVRQHLEEAGYDPTDAEVREVTREVKDYAAEKQHVTARDLHRFAADVGVEKETETQEVRA
- the ilvB gene encoding biosynthetic-type acetolactate synthase large subunit; the protein is MTEQHARPRTKESDEKTAAETIEVQNGADSVIATLETAGVKTTFGIQGGAIMPVFDALYHSNIRHISMSHEQGAAHAADAYGIVSGTPGVAIATSGPGATNLVTGLADANMDSDPVIALTGQVASDMVGNDAFQETDTIGITAPVTKGNYFAGDVETVGSDVGEAFALAAEGRQGPTLVDLPKDVTQSPTDLEPVEPRAPDTHEVPTGDADPKTVEAAAEALAAAEKPVILSGGGVIKGDASEEIRTFATEYGIPVVTTMPGLGSFPEDHELALEMGGMHGTGYANLALTHADVLLGVGTRFDDRLTGDVRTFAPGAEVIHVDIDPAEISKNIHADYPLAGDAATVLQQLTAAMPSAPDATEWREQTRQWKAEYPMEYEAPDDRPIKPQFVVEALDEATEDDAIVATGVGQHQMWAAQYWTYREPRTWVSSNGLGTMGYGVPAAIGAKVAAPDQQVVAFEGDGSFLMTGQEISVAVREDLDITVAILNNEYVGMIRQWQDAFYEERRYESEWSWAPDFAKLAEAYGAQGLTAMSYEEAPEVITSALNYDGPSVIDFRIDPEEDVYPMVPSGGANDQFALEEGHLQ
- a CDS encoding CoA-acylating methylmalonate-semialdehyde dehydrogenase codes for the protein MTRDIDALTQVEDGRPRNYVGGDWRATDGDPGQDVVDPATGATIARTPFATESEVDEAVETARAAFDDWRSTPVEQRIQPLFEFKALLEDHQDSLAETLVREHGKTRKEAAGELRRGIENVERAIGIPSAMQAGHLQNAAPGIDETAVRKPLGVFAAITPFNFPGMIPLWFLPYAVATGNTFVLKPSERTPLTAGRLFDLLDQSGFPDGVVNLVNGGPDTVNAILAHDGVEGVSFVGSTPVAKHVYETAATHGKRVQAQGGAKNHVVVAESADLEFAAEQTVGSAFANSGQRCLANPTAVVADAVYDEFVDLVLEETESLEVGPGLEDGTEMGPLITTEHRATVEDYIETGIDEGADLLLDGREWTFPDQPGDGHYLGPSVFADVTPEMTIAREEIFGPVLSLIRVDDLDEAYDVVNRSEFGNAASLFTDRGADAKRFRHEVEAGNLGVNIGTAAPMAFFHFGGWNDSFFGDLHAQDEDVIRFYTDEAVYIERWPDA